A section of the Aerosakkonema funiforme FACHB-1375 genome encodes:
- a CDS encoding ABC transporter permease, producing the protein MNKSPSVAKYPVSWQALFSLLMYFFMYLPILVLAFYSFNKSRYSANWEGFTLDWYQKLFNDTRIIAALQNSLIVAFCAVGISAVIGTLMAVGLARYRFPGRTLYMGISYLPLIIPDIAIAVATLVFLAVIQVRLSLWTIVAAHVVFCLAYVGVVVSTRLADLDPHLEEAALDLGATPAQAFIKVLLPQLMPGIISGCLLAFVLSLDDFLIASFTAGSGANTLPMEIFSRIRTGVKPDINALSVVLMVVSGVVAFLAEFLRYRSTQKSYK; encoded by the coding sequence ATGAACAAATCTCCGTCTGTAGCTAAATATCCCGTTTCTTGGCAGGCGCTTTTCTCCCTGCTAATGTACTTTTTCATGTACCTCCCGATTCTGGTACTGGCGTTTTACAGTTTTAATAAATCCCGCTACAGCGCTAATTGGGAGGGATTCACCCTCGATTGGTATCAAAAGCTGTTCAACGATACCCGGATTATCGCCGCTTTGCAAAATAGTTTAATAGTAGCTTTTTGTGCTGTCGGTATTTCAGCTGTCATCGGTACCTTGATGGCTGTTGGTTTGGCGCGTTACCGATTTCCTGGCAGAACTTTATATATGGGGATATCGTACCTGCCGCTGATTATTCCAGATATTGCGATCGCCGTTGCCACCTTGGTATTTTTAGCAGTAATTCAAGTTCGTCTCAGCTTGTGGACGATCGTCGCAGCTCACGTCGTTTTCTGCCTCGCCTACGTAGGTGTAGTCGTTTCTACCCGACTGGCAGACTTAGACCCCCACCTGGAAGAAGCTGCCCTCGATTTGGGCGCTACGCCAGCCCAAGCTTTCATCAAAGTATTGCTACCCCAACTAATGCCCGGTATAATTTCTGGCTGTCTTCTCGCTTTTGTTCTCAGCTTAGACGACTTTCTGATTGCCAGTTTCACCGCCGGTAGCGGTGCCAATACCCTACCAATGGAAATTTTCAGCCGCATCCGCACTGGAGTAAAACCCGACATCAACGCACTCAGCGTTGTACTTATGGTGGTGTCCGGGGTAGTGGCCTTTCTGGCTGAATTTCTCCGCTACCGAAGCACACAAAAAAGCTATAAGTAA